A window of Deltaproteobacteria bacterium HGW-Deltaproteobacteria-2 contains these coding sequences:
- a CDS encoding GNAT family N-acetyltransferase yields MLRKARIDDVKTIHRLINLSSGKGEMLPRSLMDIYNSLRDFFVYYDEDKSQVTGICAMNIIWENLAEIRSLYVDENYRKRGIGRELVEACISEAITLGLFKVFTLTYKRDFFIRLGFKEIDKNLLPEKIWADCFRCSKYPDYCDEVAMIVEL; encoded by the coding sequence ATGCTGAGAAAAGCGCGCATTGATGATGTGAAAACTATTCACCGCCTGATAAATTTGTCGTCCGGAAAAGGCGAAATGCTGCCCCGTTCTCTAATGGATATTTATAATTCTTTGAGAGATTTTTTTGTTTATTATGATGAAGACAAATCACAGGTGACCGGTATTTGCGCAATGAATATCATATGGGAAAATCTTGCGGAAATACGTTCACTCTATGTAGATGAAAATTATCGCAAAAGAGGTATTGGCCGAGAACTCGTGGAAGCATGTATTTCCGAAGCCATTACTTTGGGTCTTTTTAAAGTATTCACACTTACTTACAAAAGGGATTTTTTTATTAGATTAGGGTTTAAGGAGATTGACAAGAATTTGCTGCCGGAAAAGATCTGGGCGGATTGTTTCCGCTGTTCCAAATATCCCGACTACTGCGATGAAGTGGCGATGATTGTGGAACTATGA